The DNA sequence ACtgcttttttttaataaaaccagATTCATATTGGTAAAAGACTTTTAAATTGAAGACTACCATAAAGAATGGTCTTTATATTTTCTGAACTTACGAACAGGTGCTTAAAACTGGACTTCTGCTGCAAAGATCAAAGAGACTCCTAGAGGAAAGCAGTACACTGAAGCTgatctgattggctgctgtgGATGTGTgtggttccccccctccctccgttccttGTGCGATACTCCACCCCGTTAGTCTCTTCAGGTGGGTGTGAGCAACCGGCACAGAGCTGAGCGAATTCTCTGTCGTTTGATACTACTGAGCCTGTTGCTGACCCCTGTTAACAGAGAGCCTGCAGACAAAATGATGGAAGAGATTTCCATTGTggtggcctacaactcccatgttTTTAGCCAGCTGTACGATGAGGATTTTCTGGCCAGCTTGGTGGCAATCAGCAAACCCAAATGTGTGGTAGGTGTCCAATTTGTGAAATATTATAGACTCCAGTTTATTGTTACTGTCTGTAGGAGGGTGTTAACGCCTTGCTCTGCCTTCTTTTAGCCCTCATGATGTAGTTCCCTGTGTATATTGTTATGACACTCTCACAAATATTATTCTCTCATGCACCAGTGAGAATAATCCTATGTGGCCCGTTGCTATTCACTGGAAAGCTGGTTTGCTCAACCTTGGAGTTGCTACACTAAACAGATTTTGCTGCCTCGAGGCAGCTGTTTGTGTCCATGCCTGGCCTTGCTTAACCCGTAGGACTGGTAAGCTTAAATTTCCAGTTTATACAGAATACCCTTGCACCCTTTTGTTTTACTTAGAATTTGTGTTTATTGAAGCGAGGAGAAAGGCAGAAAGGGCAGTGTGAGCAGCCGCAGTTACACTGTCTTCAGTCCTTTAGGGATGGGAACTCATGAAAAAAGGTTGCCTTTGAAAGGAGGAGGTAGCATTCATATGTAATACTTGGTATTTCATAGAATCAAATACAGACTGGCTATTGTCTTGCTTGTGCAAGAACTGAGTAGCTTTACTCTGGGGAATTTTAATTCTCAGTTTATCCGCAGAAACTTTGTTTAAAATGGTGTAATCCGGTGCAATCCAGAATCAAAGTACATTCCATTTGAAAGCTTTTACTGCTGTATCAGCCTCAGTATAATACAGATATCTGAGGTATGGACCTGTAGTTAGCTCACACAATTCTTCTGTTGACCGCTGACATAGAATGTACACTCCCTAAACAAATATTATACAGTGCTTGAGTACATAATGTCCACAGAGTTTATTTTGAATTCTTTCTTTCCTAAAGGGATAAAACAAGATCCAACAAGTGTTAATAGAGGATTTTGGGTCTCTGTATGTTCTTTCAATGCCTTGTACTTTTGCACTGCACCAGCACTGATTTCTGAGTGAATTTCTCTAACACTGGTCTGTCCCCTGATGGCTGGTTGTGGCCTCCTGGGAAGTCATTGTAGTTGTGCTAACACACCAGTCAACAAGCAATTTGACATGCCATATTGTTATTGTTTGGTTGGTATTTCATTCTCCTTCAGCCCTGTCAAGCTTCTGTTACCTGTTCTCTCTTCATGTAAAGCTCCCTACATAATACAGCCATCACAACGTTCTCCCCAAGCCCCCTTCCTACACCTGTGGAAAAGGTAAAGGTGTATTTCCTTAAACTGTTGCTTAATTTTAAATTGTGCTTTGAATTGTGTTATAATGACCCAGTGATGGTGAGGAACAATAATGCATATCACCCCTTCCTTTGGGAAGGGGATCCCAGAGATTGAaattgaatagggttgccaatccccagatggggggcacaggatcccccagtttggaggccctcctcccactttaggGCGGGGGAGGAaagcagcggggggagggaaatgtctgttgggtacatcattattccctatggagaccaattcccatagggtataatggagaattgatctgtgggtatctagggctccggggggggggctgttttttgaggtagaggcaccaaatttgcagcatagcatccagtgcctctcaccaaacaccctccaagtttcaaaaagattggactggggggctccagttctatgagccccaaaagaaggtgcccctatctttcattatttccaaagaagggaaggcatttaaaaggtgtgcggtccctttaaataggatggccagaactccctttggaattccattatgcttgtcacaaccttgctcctgactccacccccaacgtctcactggctccacccccaatgtctcactggctccacccccgaagtctcctggctccaccctcaaagtccccagatatttcttgaattggacttggcaaccctaaaactgaGTGGTGACCATGCCTTGCCAAGCAGAAACCAACACTGTGATGGCAAgtcatcagttttgggctgttttCACATCAGCAAACTAACACAGATAAATGACTGGCTAGATTTCTGTCTCACCCCCATTATTCCCTTCCTGTCTTTCCTCTCTGACAAACCTATTACAAGAGTCctacatcagtgtgtgtgtgtgtatgagagagagagagactgagagagagtaAGTGAAAAACAGGGTTGTCCCAGTGCATCAGAACTGTCCAATTACTGTGATTTATGTTGAAATTGTGATTCAGACTTAAAGCCTCATATGTGCTCATCTGTTGAAGGCTTTTGGTTTCATGGCTGATTTATGCTGGCCATTGGTTTTGTCTCCTGGAATCATATTAGTGCTGGATAATAGGAAGACCTTGATAGGAAAGGCTTTATTAAATAATGAAGTTTTTACAGTATGTAGACTAATAAAATAGTAATATATGTAATACAATATTTGCACAAACCAGAAATAGATATGTAATATAATATCAGCATTTATTGTACTTTAGAATGTTGAAGTGCCATTTCAATACCCCTCAACAATCCTAAAATAGATTGGTTATATTAACCTAATTTTGCGATATGGTTGTCTAAAGCCACCTAGTGACTTTGTGGCTGAAAGGAGACTTGGAGGGGGATTTTCTGGCTCATAGCTTATACCCGTTGCTGTTGCGCTACACCAGTTGGATATAATTTTCAATGATGAAGTGATGTGCACTTCTGTTCTATATATTAAAAACTGCATAAAATATCAAATCAGGCAGATCCAATCTCTCATTGCCCATAGtgcaaaagaaaaatattttttattttccttGAAACATTTCTGAAGATGCCAGAAAAATAGTTAGCCTTCCATTCTTAATCTGCAGAATATTTTTGTTAATATTTAGACTCTGTCCAACTTTTCGGCTGCCTCGACTGTATTTTAATATCTTGCAGTTTCACCATCTAGCATTGCCAGTTCTGAGAATTCTCCCACACAGTACAGGACAGCCTACCTCTCGCCCAGAATCTCCTTGCAGAAGCTTCCACTCAATGTTTGCCCACTCAAAGTCACACACCACACAAATACATTGTAGACTACTCTGATTGTTGCTGTTAATGACAACACAGGCATTTCTATAATGCAAGGGCTCATACTGTGATGTAGTGAAAGAAATTGTGAGATTTGTAGTGTCTGGTTTATGTTAAGGTTTGCAATGTAAGTGCGGGAAAGGGATGAAACAAGCAAACATTTATAGAACTAAAAGATATTATtaacctcctccccaccccccaccccccaaaaaaaattggaaatcCAGCCACCCGAAGGGCACAAATGGTAACCTCCAGAAGAATGCTGCATATATAAAAGCCCTTTCGTCTGGGCAAAATGGAGCTCTCCTATTGGTTGGGACTGCAGTGCTtcaacctttggtccatcaaatgatcaatcaagagtacttgcatgccattggttgagcccactcctctctcctgcccaagtaGTTGTTGATAatcagccaagctgattctgtcagtaaaaggcaaccaaccttggttctggcagtttctggctctacttactctcccattggctaagctgccCGTCACACTGCTTTGCAAAAGAAAGAAACCCTTTCCTTGATTggcagaggggggaggagggaaagagccagagaaagccttctttTGATTGCTTGAtggctccacctcctcttcctctggaaaggaaacagacagagagactcattgagaactcattgggctGCCATTGGTGGGAAATTGGGCTGCCATTGGGTGGGAAATTCATGAAGTCAGAGGCCATGTCagctttcctgtcactccctctttcctctcctcagcctggggaagctgctagccagaggctgttgctaggcaaccaaagtTCTATCATTAAACGGAGAGGCCTCAGtttaatataatgccatagactccacactccaaagcatttattttctccagggggaaagaaatctgttgtctagagttcagttgtgatttcaggagatcttcaggctccacttggaggttggctaccataggtctggcagcaccctctgggtgacctgATGCCATCTAACTGGCATgatttaactaggcctggctgcttgctcctgttcagaagCAACcctcctatgacagccagtgtgacttagaagttgccaactccaggttgggaggttcctgaagatttaaggggtggagcttggagagggtgggtcagaggaggggtgggacctcagacaggtacaatgccatagactccaccctccaaatcagtcatTTCTTCCTGAGGAAacgctgttgccaatctccagatgaggcctgaagatcactcagaattacaactgcactCCAAATGGCGGACATCAACTCCatttgaggtgtgtgtgggaggggggggtagtgaatgccttcacttgtgtgGGAAGACAGTGTGTGATGGGCACTCActtagagcctctttctagagcctgttgtatttttttccaCAGCAGGCCTTATTTCTAGTAGTAAGATAGTTGCCATTAAAATAAAAGTGAAAATTCCTGATAATCATGTATCAGACTTGCTGTCAAAAACATTTACTTTGGCAAACAATTCTAATACTTTCTCAGTGTGAAACATATTTCAGGATAGTGTATCATTCATTTTTTATGAACTGGAATTCAATCCAACCCAATGTATATATAGACTGTTAGGTCTTATCTATTGCAAATTCACTTTGCAGACTCTGGCCAGCGGTATGTTGTTTAAAAGGAATATGTCAGATTATTCAGTTCTAATGAAAGTCTCTGCTGACTGGgtaaaggagaagaggaggaagatccTGGGAATATTTTCAAATAAAGCAAGCAAGGGAAGGCCTCAAAGTGAGGAGAAGGAATCTTATGCTTGATCACAATATTGTTTGCCTCCTTGAACTGGAGCTTTGAGGAGGAACATCCAAATCCAAAACCAGAGCAATCTGAACTGAGATCCTTTCAGTAGACATTTCTACATAAATGTATTGTTCCTTGGCCTTTTAAATACTttgtcccccccacacacgcacacCTGAACACGCACCATGTGCCTGTTGTTGCTGTGCCAGTTTCAAGccagcttttctttttgttttctcaGACTACGATGTTTCCAAGAACAACACATCCAGTTCATTTTTAGTAGAGTCTGTGGAGTTTGCTTTGTTCCTAAACTTCTGAGCACATTGCATCATTCCTTTTACTGGCCACCCCACCCCTGTTTCCACTTCTTCTGAGCAGACTCAGTtctccttccattttttttttaaatgcagtgtTCATATGTGCACCCTCCTGAGTTATTTCCTTAAATTTGGAAGGTGCTGCCTGAGTGGATACTTTTGCTATTAACAGTAATGTTTGTGTTTCCAGAGGGGTTGTTTAGGTTTGATTTTTATGTGCACAGTCATCCTTTTAAGTTTGCCAGAAAGAACAATGCATGATCCCATCAGTGGGATCTGGTGGCAAGCAATGGTGGGGCAGGGTCATCACCACCACTACAAATCACAAAATAAAGGATCCATCCACAGCAAAAGAGAAGAGAGTGCAGGAAAGTATATAGAAGGAAAGGGAAACAGGAGAGAGATTAGcctacctagggctttttttgtcagaaaccccccccccagcattgactcatttgcatattaggccacacccactgatgctaagccagccggaactgtgttcctgagcattcctgctttaaaaaaaacaaaataaaaactgaaCCCTCCAAAACCACTAAGGGAGACTTTCATTCCTGGAATGCAGAATATCCTCTCAGAATGGTGCTGCTCTTCTTTCTGTCCAGGGATAAGCAGAGCTTTCTGTTTGCTAGGGAGCACTGGAGCAGAattggcatgtgtgtgtgtgtgagagagatactgaTGGTAAAGGCACAGAGCAGGTAGGAGGATGATGAGCTGCGCAGGAGAGGTTTTTGCACGTGGAAAAACAAAAGCAGGGGTGATGTGTCACCAGGGCtgcccctgccactaggcaaactaggtgatggCCTAggtcaccagccttctgggggcaccacattgggtgcccccatgtgacttgttaACATTATCAGTGTGAGGTGTgggccagaaattagccttgccaagggtgctagacagtctaggaCTGGTCCTGTGAATTGCAGAACTGGTGGCAATGAAAACACCGACCAAGGACTAAAGTGATCTTTCATTGGCTCCAGTGCACTTGGGAAAGCCTGGCAAACTTTGAAAACCTAGAGGGGGGGAGGATACAGAGGAAAGCTTATATTATGGAGTCAACTTATGAAATGCCTTCAGCTCAAGGAGTGGTTAAAACCAGGAAAATATAGAGCAAAGTGTTTAGTGTGGAGGGGCCTAGTAAGAAACACTAGTCCTAAGAATGTTTCTTTCTTTGGCCAGAGTATCAATGTGGCTGGATCTTTTGGTGACTAATAGGGCCATCCTAAGCAGGCAGAACTTTGACTGTCTTAGAAGGTTGCAAATAAGTAGGTGAATATGAAGCAAGGCTCAGCTGCTCTCCGGAATGCCTCAGTAAGTGTGATGGGATTAGACGTAGTTCCACTCACTCTGCTGGTTCCGTAAGTTTCTTAAATGAAGTTTGGTCTGACttgttttattttataaataCTGTGTCTGCAGTGGTTCTGCTGAAACCTTAAGATTAATGGTTTCCAGGGGTAACACACCAGTCAGCCAGCTGGAGATTTAACTAAATGATCCAGTGTGTAATCCTGGTAGCGGTGTGTTTGTGGGAATCAAGCAAGGCAGGGAAACAGACAGCATTTCATTGAGGGAAGTGCCTCATGTTGTGGTCATGATCCAAAACATGTTGACTGTCCCTTGCATATCCAGCAAGAAGCTCATCCATCCCAGCCTCGGGAGGGAGAATAAAAaccaaagcagaggcagcttAGCAACAGTATACATGGGTTATCCCATATTATCCTTGTAAAcagccatgtgaggtaggtttggcaaAGACAGTGGCTTGTAAAGGTTCCTTTGTATGTTTTTTTCTTAAATTTGTGTGACTTTATCTTTTCTGTAGAGATAAGCTTACACCACtatgtatttttatcatagtatTGGGTTTTACCTTTTGATAAACAATGGTTTAATTCATTTCTTacacctgtgccccccccccccccctttcagccaCACGTGGCTTCCCAAACAGCTTATATATAGAGCCTGGGATAAGTAGGAGAATCTGGCAAGGTGGTACTTTTTGTTCTTGTTATTTCTTGTATTTAGTATTATTCTTGCTGTAGTGTGCATTGCTAGTTTATTCCTCCTTACTCGTTTTAAATTAAAGTCAAACAGAACTTCATCATACACAATTAGCGCAGTGAGGATTACAGGGATTTGCCTCTCTGTGAAAGAAGTTTCATCAAGTACTGCGGCTTCAGTTAGGGGAGGGTAGAGCACTGAGAAACTGATGCCAGTCAGTTGCTGGAGATTATTGTTGGATGAGTgtcttctctttctctcatttCCAGCCTACAGGTGGCTTCTAACTCCTGGGCTCTGTGGAATCTCTGCCCAGTGATAAGGTCTTTTATTTGGGAAGCTTGCCCAGCAAAAACCAACACAATGGATGGATTTACTAGGATGGGGTCCAGCTGAAAGTACAGTTGTGCAAGATCATCAGAGAAATTCATGCAAGATCATCCCTAATCGTTTGCTTCAGTACAAGTggttttgtggtggtggtggttgttttttttactgTAGGGGTCATCTCCACAATCTTGTGCTGGCTTGTAAATTTACATATATCAGTAAAGGGAAATAATGATTGGAGGGATTACACAGATTACATGATTGGTTTCATCCCAAGTGGTACGCTTTGATACTGGACCAAgcacatggtgggggggggggaaggtcccCCATTGGAAGATCCTGCTTATTTTATTTGAAACATAGTTTTAGTTTTCCATCTAAAATTACCCCCCTGTATGCTTGAACAAGAACAAAAGAATAAAACATTCTGATAACAGAACTGATAAAATGCAAGTATTGTGTGGTAGATAAAATAAGATGACTTTTTACATGTTACCTTGTGCTCCTTGGTGTGATGTTAGCTAACCACCACTAAGTATTTGTTGTGATAGCTTTGCAGTATATTAGGCTTCCGTTGAGCATTCTAGTTCAAAACCGATAAGTTGGTGAAATCATTTTTATGCCTAGTGCAGCTACAATTCTATAATGGAAGGTGAGAATGTGACATATATGACACAAGACAACTTTTGCCCATTTGCTCTGAGCTGGGGGATGGCAAGCAGAGGTTCTCAAATTCTGACATCTGGATCATGGCCGTGATCTCTCTCTTTCACTTATTCATGGAAATTAAGACATACAAGAGGCAGTTTTCTTCCCAACAGAGACCCAAAGTGATTTATAGCATTGTTCGCCTCTCTTCCAGTTTATCCTTATAGcaatcaccttgtgaggtagcttaaactgagagagagtaACGGGCCCAAGCTCACCAGGTGAGCCTCcatagcagagtagggattcaaacctgggtctccctgattCATGTCAGATACTCTATTTATTACTTGAAAGATATATGGGCTCTGTCTACAGCAGGGATGCCCtgcccaaacttttttttttaaatcctccttTGAACAACAAACAAGATCAAGGAAGAAAAACCTCAGCATCCAGCAACtaaatagaattttttaaaaaaaatatatgcagAGACAAAAATACAACAACAGCGGTGGCAGATCTACACATATGTTACTATCTAAAAACAAATCTATATGCCATGTGTTCAGATGATAGAGTCCTAAGGCCCTCAATCCATTGATTTACTGGAGGTGGGCTTTTATCTTTTCAGCGTTGTAATACGTCTCTTAGCCATAGTAAGGGCACAGAGGGTCCACTTTCGTTGACCATTGGTTAGCCTCCATGAGATGGGCAGATAGTTTTAAAAGTACATAAGCATCCACAAAAATCAATGGACATTCTAATACAAAATGGATCTGTGTAATAATGTTTTCCCGGAAAAACCCAATGACTGAACACACCCAAAGCATATGTTAAGTGAAATGTCCTGTGAATTACAACACCAATTAGGCATTTTATGTAATCCTTTGCTGAAGAGTCATTATGGTCTCCTGTATATCCTAAACataattttttgctgaattaagTTGCAACTTAAGATCCATGGAGAGAGCAGGTATAAATTTTAAGGCCGTATTCCATTGCTTCAGCAAATAGGGTGATCCAGCTCCTTATTCCATTCATTCCTggttcgttctctctctctctctctctctctctctctctctctctatatatatatatatatatataatgcctaTTAATTAACATCAAATATTTATAAACATATATTGTAGATTGTATTTTCTGCATCAATTCAATTAAGAGTTTCCGGAAACAAATGGGACTGAGACAATGCCTCAAGGCCATATTTAGATACCAACAAATGCTGCAAGTGTAAATAATGCCATTCAGTAGAAGCTGACAAATAATCCTCAGCTGAGAAGATGAGAAAAAGTCATCATTATAGTTTTACCTATTGGTCCAGTGTAAAAATCCCCATATAGGCTAAGaccctccattaaaaaaaattctccccaATGTTTAAGTCTGGATTGGCCTGTAGAGTTAATCTAGTGATACCCAACCTTGTAGAGCCTGTGGGCCCtcttggaattttgagaacaggtaGTAGGTGCATCTTAAATGGTTCTGAAGTATCTCCTGCTCCAGTGAAGTAGAGGGAAGCTATGATTGGCTCTGTACTTTGGGGAAGAAG is a window from the Heteronotia binoei isolate CCM8104 ecotype False Entrance Well chromosome 2, APGP_CSIRO_Hbin_v1, whole genome shotgun sequence genome containing:
- the RABGAP1L gene encoding rab GTPase-activating protein 1-like isoform X6; protein product: MMEEISIVVAYNSHVFSQLYDEDFLASLVAISKPKCVVPTKKLKKYEREYQMMRENQLQQEDPLDRYKFMCF